A window from Elusimicrobiota bacterium encodes these proteins:
- a CDS encoding PorV/PorQ family protein, giving the protein MPYPQFLRTLLLLLVLVPAARAAGPGTSAATFLTLGFGARPMAMGEAFVALADDVSAVHYNPAGLAFPSAGSGAAGSKPYEMLFSHALHIQDIRMSQAGFLRRPYGVSVTHLTLDGIERRTTETAAPEGSFGASDLAVGFSFGHRFGPTGVGATVKVIRETIGEHSASAYAADLGALHRLENWPVTFGVGMSNLGTSVRFIERSDPLPLTWRLGAAFGMTKSFPHALCFQLDLPRDNDPAVRVGLEYLGFGPFALRAGYRSASGAQRSAVLGRALGSSASGMAEFYGMFMGAGFRSKLWNMDYAILPYGELGSAHRFSLSVKFGGQGAAVPGGRRSSDPAGGNGLGAKTDVPASPSLPAFTPAPALRQEDTGGAWGRTLPLPPASPTPSGVAP; this is encoded by the coding sequence ATGCCGTATCCGCAGTTCCTCCGGACCCTCCTGCTCCTGCTCGTCCTCGTCCCGGCCGCCCGCGCGGCCGGACCGGGGACCTCGGCCGCGACCTTCCTGACCCTCGGTTTCGGAGCGCGACCGATGGCCATGGGCGAGGCCTTCGTGGCCCTTGCCGACGACGTCTCCGCGGTGCACTACAACCCCGCCGGCCTGGCCTTCCCCTCCGCGGGTTCCGGGGCGGCGGGGTCCAAGCCCTACGAGATGCTCTTCTCCCACGCCCTGCACATCCAGGACATCCGGATGTCGCAGGCCGGCTTCCTGCGCCGGCCCTACGGCGTGAGCGTCACCCACCTCACCCTCGACGGCATCGAGCGGCGCACGACCGAGACCGCCGCGCCGGAGGGCAGCTTCGGGGCCTCCGACCTGGCCGTGGGCTTCAGCTTCGGCCACCGCTTCGGGCCCACCGGCGTCGGCGCCACCGTGAAGGTCATCCGCGAGACCATCGGCGAGCACTCGGCCTCGGCCTACGCGGCGGACCTCGGCGCGCTGCACCGCCTCGAGAACTGGCCGGTGACCTTCGGCGTCGGGATGTCCAACCTGGGCACGAGCGTGCGCTTCATCGAGCGCAGCGACCCCCTGCCGCTGACCTGGCGCCTCGGTGCGGCCTTCGGCATGACGAAGAGCTTCCCGCACGCCCTGTGCTTCCAGCTCGACCTGCCGCGCGACAACGACCCCGCCGTCCGCGTCGGCCTCGAATACCTCGGCTTCGGGCCCTTCGCCCTTCGCGCCGGCTACCGCAGCGCCTCCGGAGCCCAGCGGAGCGCCGTCCTCGGCCGGGCCCTGGGGAGCAGCGCTTCGGGCATGGCCGAGTTCTACGGCATGTTCATGGGCGCGGGCTTCCGCTCGAAGCTCTGGAACATGGACTACGCCATCCTGCCCTACGGCGAGCTGGGCAGCGCCCACCGCTTCTCACTGAGCGTGAAGTTCGGCGGCCAAGGGGCCGCCGTCCCCGGAGGGCGCCGTTCTTCCGATCCCGCAGGGGGCAACGGGCTGGGCGCGAAGACGGACGTCCCTGCGTCGCCCTCTCTCCCCGCCTTCACGCCCGCCCCCGCCCTCCGGCAAGAGGATACGGGGGGTGCGTGGGGGCGGACGCTGCCCCTTCCTCCCGCGTCTCCCACGCCTTCGGGGGTGGCCCCGTGA
- a CDS encoding CsgG/HfaB family protein, which translates to MQRTIRTMSAALAAALMLGACAPSVSIRKEQAVSANVTEKVDSKFAGPKRRIGVVDFENKTAYGQQRLGTAATDILITELTKTGKFVVVERDKLHKIMDEQKLQASGAIDARTAVQVGKILGLNAIVTGAISEFGVKTEGSEYLIVQSKRQTAEATVDIRIVDAETGQVLLADSGKGRAASGKGSILGLGTRGGYDETLEGKSLRAAIAQFTENIVSQLNKKPWSCRVAAVNGNKAYLNAGPNMGVENGLKLDCYHLGKEIVDPTTGLSLGNEEMKVAKVKVAGPLGDSGEGSIADITEATGALSAKDICRLVD; encoded by the coding sequence ATGCAACGGACGATCCGGACGATGTCGGCGGCGCTGGCCGCCGCCCTGATGCTCGGCGCCTGCGCGCCCAGCGTCTCCATCCGCAAGGAGCAGGCGGTGAGCGCGAACGTCACCGAGAAGGTGGATTCGAAGTTCGCCGGCCCCAAGCGCCGCATCGGCGTCGTGGACTTCGAGAACAAGACGGCTTACGGGCAGCAGCGCCTGGGCACGGCGGCCACGGACATCCTCATCACCGAGTTGACGAAGACCGGGAAGTTCGTCGTCGTCGAGCGCGACAAGCTGCACAAGATCATGGACGAGCAGAAGCTCCAGGCCTCGGGCGCCATCGACGCCCGCACCGCGGTGCAGGTCGGCAAGATCCTCGGCCTCAACGCCATCGTCACCGGCGCCATCAGCGAGTTCGGCGTCAAGACCGAGGGCAGCGAGTACCTCATCGTCCAGAGCAAGCGGCAGACCGCGGAAGCCACCGTCGACATCCGCATCGTCGACGCGGAGACCGGGCAGGTCCTCCTCGCGGACTCGGGCAAGGGCCGCGCCGCCAGCGGCAAGGGCTCCATCCTCGGGCTCGGCACGCGCGGGGGCTACGACGAGACCCTCGAGGGCAAGTCGCTGCGGGCCGCCATCGCGCAGTTCACCGAGAACATCGTCAGCCAGCTCAACAAGAAGCCCTGGTCCTGCCGCGTCGCGGCCGTCAACGGCAACAAGGCCTATCTCAACGCCGGCCCGAACATGGGCGTCGAGAACGGGCTCAAGCTCGACTGCTACCACCTCGGCAAGGAGATCGTCGATCCGACCACCGGACTCTCCCTCGGCAACGAGGAGATGAAGGTCGCCAAGGTCAAGGTCGCGGGCCCGCTCGGCGACTCGGGCGAGGGCTCCATCGCGGACATCACCGAGGCCACCGGCGCGCTCTCGGCGAAGGACATCTGCCGGCTCGTGGACTGA
- a CDS encoding GNA1162 family protein yields MSGRRSASVLLLAALAGCGHKAVRYAAADLPARMPASVAVMPFDNLSTDVDAPKVVRGVVERDLAATGLSVRPVEGTDEALRAIGVTDGGQLKAYAPADLARAVGADGLLYGSVESFQIQNLGVYVRRTVVVRLTLVEGASGEKLWEAEGKGSSQSFARPQHAGREFVRELVQDALSKMTGKVLAAEAEKAVFAALAEMPRRY; encoded by the coding sequence ATGTCCGGCCGCAGATCCGCTAGCGTCCTCCTGCTCGCGGCGCTGGCGGGGTGCGGGCATAAGGCGGTAAGATACGCGGCGGCGGACCTCCCCGCGCGGATGCCGGCGAGCGTCGCGGTGATGCCGTTCGACAATCTTTCGACGGACGTCGACGCTCCGAAAGTGGTGCGGGGCGTCGTGGAGCGGGACCTCGCCGCGACCGGCCTGTCGGTGCGTCCGGTCGAGGGGACCGACGAGGCCCTCCGGGCCATCGGGGTCACCGACGGCGGGCAGCTGAAGGCCTATGCGCCGGCCGACCTGGCCCGCGCCGTCGGCGCCGACGGATTGCTCTACGGCTCGGTCGAGAGCTTCCAGATCCAGAATCTGGGGGTGTACGTGCGGCGCACGGTCGTCGTGCGTCTCACGCTGGTGGAAGGGGCGAGCGGCGAGAAGCTCTGGGAAGCGGAAGGCAAGGGTTCGTCGCAGAGCTTCGCCCGGCCCCAGCACGCGGGGCGCGAGTTCGTCAGGGAGCTGGTCCAGGATGCGCTGTCGAAGATGACGGGGAAAGTTTTGGCCGCCGAAGCCGAGAAAGCCGTGTTCGCGGCGCTGGCGGAAATGCCCAGGAGGTATTGA